In the genome of Myxococcota bacterium, one region contains:
- a CDS encoding NAD-dependent dehydratase has product MPVPTREDAPLVTREADDAKGFRIARTEERLFGFHPAATHFRYPYVYGPHQLVPREWCIVRRIHDRRPFIVVPDGGLTLCSYGYAENLAHAVLLPLDHPNASAGQIYNCADEETLTLRQVVEIVRDALGARLELLALPHELATPARPLLAQPWSTHRVLDLAKLRADLGYRDVLPAREALALTARWLDRHPLEHGGAEERILQDPFDYAAEDALAVRWRKALESLTSDPVEWKRPPGYTASYSGPGGTPRSGEFE; this is encoded by the coding sequence ATGCCCGTGCCCACGCGCGAGGACGCGCCGCTCGTGACTCGCGAGGCCGACGACGCCAAGGGCTTCCGCATCGCGCGCACCGAGGAGCGGCTGTTCGGCTTCCACCCGGCCGCGACTCACTTCCGCTACCCCTACGTGTACGGCCCGCACCAGCTCGTGCCGCGCGAGTGGTGCATCGTGCGGCGCATCCACGACCGCCGGCCGTTCATCGTGGTGCCCGACGGCGGACTCACGCTGTGCTCGTACGGCTACGCCGAGAACCTGGCGCACGCGGTGCTCTTGCCGCTCGACCACCCGAACGCCTCGGCCGGGCAGATCTACAACTGCGCGGACGAGGAGACACTCACGTTGCGCCAGGTGGTGGAGATCGTGCGCGACGCGCTCGGGGCCCGGCTCGAGCTGCTCGCGCTGCCGCACGAGCTCGCGACGCCCGCGCGGCCGCTCCTGGCGCAGCCGTGGTCGACGCACCGGGTGCTCGACCTGGCCAAGCTGCGCGCGGACCTGGGCTACCGCGACGTGCTGCCCGCGCGCGAGGCGCTGGCGCTCACCGCGCGCTGGCTCGACCGCCACCCGCTGGAGCACGGCGGCGCGGAAGAGCGCATCCTGCAGGACCCGTTCGACTACGCCGCGGAGGACGCGCTGGCCGTGCGCTGGCGCAAGGCGCTCGAGTCACTGACCTCGGACCCGGTCGAGTGGAAGCGCCCGCCGGGCTACACCGCGAGCTACAGCGGACCCGGCGGGACGCCCCGCTCCGGCGAGTTCGAGTAG